Proteins co-encoded in one Gossypium arboreum isolate Shixiya-1 chromosome 11, ASM2569848v2, whole genome shotgun sequence genomic window:
- the LOC108465155 gene encoding WRKY transcription factor 22-like, which produces MEVDWDLHAVVRGCATVTATSNGGVGSGYSVADLLPPQSGVSSFGSEEAFEGHALSSPNQLEELHELYKPFFPKSQPLSPQSTPLSSISSISFSKEARIEEQQPQSKLSLAASVTTAITAPTNNSATSTSHNSRSKRRKNQLKKVCQVPTEGLSSDVWSWRKYGQKPIKGSPYPRGYYRCSTSKGCLARKQVERSRTNPAMFIVTYTAEHNHPAPTHRNSLAGSTRQKPFTSQTPTAGDSVKPVSAKPAGSSSLTTSVDEELMVQNTKAGSREDLVEDEGEDDFGMSDTAVSDDFFEGLEGIADMVTGNCFSDRFQPSFDLPWIASNTATAAGGV; this is translated from the exons ATGGAAGTTGATTGGGATTTGCATGCGGTGGTCAGAGGTTGCGCCACTGTTACAGCAACCAGTAACGGTGGTGTTGGAAGCGGTTATTCCGTGGCGGATTTGCTCCCTCCTCAGTCTGGTGTTTCTTCGTTTGGAAGTGAAGAAGCTTTTGAGGGTCATGCTTTGTCTTCCCCAAATCAGTTGGAAGAATTGCATGAGCTTTACAAGCCTTTCTTCCCCAAATCTCAGCCACTTTCCCCACAGAGCACGCCTTTATCTTCAATTTCTTCTATCAGCTTCTCTAAAGAAGCGCGGATAGAAGAGCAACAGCCGCAATCTAAGCTGTCTCTCGCTGCCTCTGTTACCACTGCTATTACTGCACCTACTAACAATTCTGCGACTTCCACTTCTCATAATTCTCGATCTAAAAGAAG GAAGAACCAGCTAAAAAAGGTTTGCCAAGTCCCAACAGAAGGGCTCTCTTCAGACGTGTGGTCATGGAGAAAATATGGACAAAAGCCTATCAAAGGCTCCCCTTATCCAAG GGGCTATTACAGATGTAGCACCTCGAAAGGATGTTTGGCCCGAAAACAAGTGGAACGGAGCAGAACCAACCCGGCTATGTTCATAGTCACATACACAGCTGAGCACAACCACCCTGCTCCGACGCACCGCAATTCACTCGCGGGCAGCACCCGCCAGAAGCCTTTCACCTCACAAACACCCACCGCCGGCGACTCCGTCAAACCCGTCTCTGCCAAACCCGCCGGAAGCTCATCTCTAACTACCTCCGTGGATGAAGAGCTCATGGTTCAAAATACAAAGGCGGGGAGCAGAGAGGATTTGGTTGAAGATGAAGGGGAAGATGATTTTGGGATGTCAGACACGGCGGTAAGTGATGATTTCTTCGAGGGTTTAGAAGGAATCGCTGACATGGTCACCGGTAATTGTTTTTCTGATCGTTTTCAGCCAAGCTTTGACCTTCCTTGGATAGCCAGCAATACGGCTACTGCCGCCGGTGGCGTTTAA